In Hahella sp. KA22, one genomic interval encodes:
- a CDS encoding terminase large subunit domain-containing protein, producing MSSRYPPEIIEAAKGLFLRHITPAEIQQQLGINNVRVIYQWIERHNWKDMLQHETVEQATARRMVLLVEKPSKTAADFQELDRLSNLLDKLAGIDLKKAKTAREKAQAEHGDASGNRKKKKRGVKNDVSAITPERLETIRKELFYDYQHRWHDNKNQRTRFILKSRQIGATYYFAWEAFQDAITSGDNQIFLSASRSQADIFKAYILKFAREYFDTELKGVDVIPLSNGAELRFVSTNGRTAQGYHGHLYIDEVFWIPDFDRLNKLASGMAAHKKWRKTYFSTPSVKSHGAYTLWSGERYNESRRHKVEFDLSRVALREGQLGPDKVWRNVVTVEDAADQGCDLFDIDELKQEYTEAEFNNLFMCAFMEAGLSVFKLDDLLSCAVCSGEVWSDFKPRQPRPFANYPVWLGYDPARTGDRSTVVVVAPPMHPAGKFRVLEKIQLKGAFSYQANRIKDLLGRYNVQFVGIDCTGPGLGVFEQVKSFYPRATPIHYSLNAKTALVLKAMDVIENARIEWDAEHTDIPQAFLQVKQTTTGNDLVTYVADRSSKTGHADVAWSIMHALSNEPLDRKQRRGSIAMAG from the coding sequence ATGTCATCACGTTACCCCCCTGAAATTATCGAAGCGGCGAAGGGCCTTTTTCTTCGCCATATCACGCCGGCGGAAATCCAGCAGCAGCTGGGGATTAATAACGTCCGCGTTATTTACCAGTGGATTGAGCGGCACAACTGGAAAGACATGTTGCAGCACGAAACCGTCGAGCAGGCCACCGCCCGGCGTATGGTGTTGTTGGTGGAGAAGCCCAGCAAAACCGCCGCCGACTTCCAGGAACTGGACCGCCTTAGCAACCTGCTGGATAAGCTGGCCGGCATTGATTTAAAGAAAGCCAAAACCGCGAGGGAGAAAGCGCAGGCGGAACACGGCGACGCCAGCGGCAACCGTAAGAAGAAAAAGCGCGGCGTTAAAAATGACGTCAGCGCGATTACCCCGGAGCGTCTGGAGACGATCCGCAAGGAACTGTTTTACGACTACCAGCACCGCTGGCACGACAACAAAAACCAGCGCACACGCTTTATTCTGAAGTCGCGCCAGATCGGCGCCACCTATTACTTTGCCTGGGAGGCCTTCCAGGACGCCATCACGTCCGGCGATAACCAGATCTTTCTATCCGCCAGCCGTTCCCAGGCGGACATATTTAAAGCCTACATCCTCAAGTTCGCGCGGGAGTATTTCGACACGGAATTGAAAGGCGTGGACGTGATCCCGCTCAGCAACGGCGCGGAGTTGCGCTTCGTGTCCACCAATGGCCGCACCGCCCAGGGTTACCACGGTCATTTATACATTGATGAAGTGTTCTGGATTCCCGACTTTGACCGGCTCAACAAGTTGGCCAGCGGCATGGCGGCGCATAAGAAATGGCGCAAAACGTACTTTTCCACGCCATCGGTGAAAAGCCACGGCGCGTACACCTTGTGGAGCGGCGAGCGCTACAACGAGAGCCGCCGGCATAAGGTCGAGTTTGATCTGTCGCGGGTGGCGTTACGGGAGGGCCAGCTGGGACCGGATAAGGTCTGGCGGAATGTGGTGACGGTAGAGGATGCGGCGGATCAGGGCTGCGACCTGTTCGACATCGACGAGCTGAAACAGGAATACACGGAGGCGGAATTCAACAACCTGTTTATGTGCGCGTTCATGGAAGCGGGCTTGTCCGTGTTCAAGCTGGACGACTTGCTAAGCTGCGCCGTATGCAGCGGCGAGGTCTGGTCCGACTTCAAGCCCAGGCAGCCGCGCCCGTTTGCAAACTATCCCGTGTGGTTGGGCTACGATCCGGCGCGCACGGGGGATCGCTCCACCGTGGTGGTGGTGGCGCCGCCGATGCATCCCGCTGGTAAGTTCCGCGTGCTGGAAAAGATCCAGTTAAAAGGCGCGTTCAGCTATCAGGCGAACCGCATCAAGGATCTGTTAGGACGCTACAACGTGCAGTTTGTCGGCATCGACTGCACCGGCCCGGGCCTCGGCGTATTCGAACAGGTGAAATCCTTTTACCCTCGCGCCACGCCCATTCACTACAGCCTGAACGCCAAAACCGCCCTGGTGTTGAAAGCCATGGACGTGATCGAAAACGCCCGCATTGAGTGGGACGCGGAGCACACGGACATTCCCCAGGCGTTCCTGCAGGTGAAGCAGACCACCACCGGCAACGACCTGGTCACCTATGTGGCCGACCGCAGCAGCAAAACCGGCCACGCCGACGTGGCCTGGTCAATCATGCATGCACTTAGCAATGAACCCTTGGACCGTAAGCAGCGCCGTGGCTCCATCGCCATGGCCGGATAG
- a CDS encoding phage portal protein, translating to MSKQTSPTAFSFGAPEAVLDTTLTSYLGVFLNPHGDYYAPPVSLTGLAKLLRANAHHGTIPYFKRNMLRKFYVPSPVLSATDLESAGFDYLVFGMCYFQKLFNRLGQIVRLQHIPALNMRRMKAPDQFCLLQPNLMDPLAFRPGEIIQLKEYDVNQQIYGVPQYLGGLQSVLLNESATLFRRKYYNNGAHMGFIFYTADAQLDPEDEQSLKEQIRASKGVGNFRSLYINIPGGKPDSVKIIPVGDITTKDEFERVKNLSRNDVLSMWRIQPALAGIMPENTGGFGDIEKISRVYYENEVVPMQHVFLKLNDELPGQKQIRFTELPSQP from the coding sequence ATGAGCAAGCAAACTTCCCCGACAGCATTTAGCTTTGGCGCGCCCGAGGCCGTGTTAGACACGACGCTGACCTCTTACCTGGGCGTGTTTCTGAATCCCCATGGCGACTATTACGCGCCGCCGGTCAGTCTCACCGGGCTGGCCAAACTGCTACGCGCCAACGCCCATCACGGGACTATTCCCTACTTTAAGCGCAACATGCTGCGCAAGTTTTACGTGCCGTCGCCCGTGCTCAGCGCCACCGATCTGGAGAGCGCCGGCTTCGATTACCTGGTGTTTGGCATGTGCTACTTTCAGAAGCTCTTTAACCGCCTGGGTCAGATCGTCCGCCTGCAACACATTCCCGCGTTGAACATGCGGCGCATGAAAGCGCCGGATCAGTTCTGTTTGCTTCAGCCTAACCTGATGGACCCGTTAGCATTTCGTCCAGGGGAAATCATTCAGTTAAAAGAGTACGACGTGAATCAGCAGATCTATGGCGTCCCGCAATACCTGGGCGGCCTGCAATCCGTCTTGCTGAACGAAAGCGCAACGCTATTTAGGCGCAAGTACTACAACAACGGCGCGCACATGGGCTTTATCTTCTACACCGCCGATGCCCAGCTGGACCCCGAAGACGAACAATCTCTGAAGGAACAAATCCGCGCCAGCAAGGGCGTGGGCAATTTTAGAAGCCTTTACATCAACATACCCGGCGGCAAACCCGACTCGGTGAAAATCATTCCCGTGGGCGACATCACCACCAAGGACGAATTCGAGCGGGTCAAGAATCTAAGCCGTAACGATGTATTAAGCATGTGGCGCATTCAGCCGGCGCTGGCCGGCATCATGCCGGAAAACACAGGAGGTTTTGGGGATATCGAAAAGATCAGCCGCGTTTACTACGAAAACGAAGTGGTCCCCATGCAGCATGTGTTTTTAAAATTGAATGACGAGCTACCTGGTCAAAAACAGATTCGCTTTACGGAGCTGCCTAGCCAACCATAG
- a CDS encoding GPO family capsid scaffolding protein produces MPRTLHTDFVKVATSGPTIDGRNIAAQDIIDMAANYDPAEYTANIWYEHIRIFGNLGQVVAVKHEQDDKGRECLFAKIAPSDQLILMNTSGQKLFTSIEIQPNFAGTGKAYLAGLAVTDSPASLGTSELRFNARAQHPDNLFTAPIELAPLRVDNPTSLFSRLMGKFARAEPSHEPNEQEHAMTEDQFNQLNRALADGFASLADKLNANDDAAQKEPETPDLAQALADIKAEFADLKTAHDSLKAEFSAALEEAPGTLTPEGVGDAAPRVL; encoded by the coding sequence ATGCCCCGGACCCTGCATACTGATTTTGTCAAAGTGGCCACCAGCGGACCCACGATCGACGGGCGCAACATCGCCGCCCAGGACATTATCGACATGGCCGCTAACTACGACCCCGCCGAATACACGGCCAACATCTGGTACGAGCACATCCGCATTTTTGGCAACCTCGGCCAGGTGGTGGCGGTGAAGCACGAACAGGACGACAAAGGCCGGGAATGTTTGTTCGCCAAAATCGCCCCCTCGGACCAACTGATTTTGATGAACACCAGCGGACAAAAGCTGTTTACCTCTATCGAGATCCAGCCGAATTTCGCGGGAACCGGCAAAGCCTACTTAGCAGGCCTGGCAGTGACTGACTCGCCGGCCAGCCTCGGCACCTCGGAACTGCGCTTTAACGCCCGGGCGCAACACCCGGACAACCTGTTTACCGCCCCGATTGAACTAGCGCCGCTGCGCGTGGACAACCCGACCAGCCTGTTTTCCCGGCTCATGGGCAAGTTTGCGCGAGCGGAACCCAGCCACGAACCCAACGAGCAAGAGCACGCCATGACGGAAGACCAATTCAACCAGCTTAACCGCGCCTTGGCGGACGGCTTCGCCAGCCTCGCGGACAAGCTAAACGCCAACGACGACGCAGCCCAGAAAGAACCGGAAACCCCCGACCTGGCGCAAGCCCTGGCGGACATCAAAGCCGAATTCGCCGACCTAAAGACCGCGCACGACAGTTTAAAGGCCGAGTTCAGCGCCGCCCTGGAAGAAGCGCCCGGCACCCTGACCCCGGAAGGCGTCGGCGACGCCGCGCCGCGCGTGCTGTAA
- a CDS encoding 3'-5' exonuclease encodes MNDELLELLKGWIYSPQVVVLDTETTGLDDQAEVIEISVMDMRGKVLFDQLVRPLNPVPDEATDIHGITNDSLASKPNFPDVYLALRRVISGKTVVAYNASFDNRLLMQTCAAYGLPMIEADWQCAMDAYSRYRKEPDAKRGGYRRQSLAKAAKQMGIEVYGAHRAVADCFTTVEVIGSVYSKLLAKLS; translated from the coding sequence GTGAATGACGAATTATTGGAACTCTTAAAAGGATGGATATACAGCCCCCAAGTGGTGGTGCTGGATACGGAAACCACAGGCCTGGACGACCAGGCGGAAGTGATAGAAATCAGCGTCATGGATATGCGCGGGAAAGTGCTGTTTGATCAGCTGGTGCGCCCGCTTAATCCGGTGCCGGACGAAGCCACAGACATTCACGGCATAACCAATGATAGCTTGGCGAGCAAGCCAAACTTTCCCGATGTATACCTTGCGCTTAGGCGAGTGATCAGCGGAAAAACCGTGGTGGCCTACAATGCGAGCTTTGACAATCGGCTATTAATGCAGACCTGCGCCGCATACGGATTACCGATGATAGAAGCAGACTGGCAATGCGCCATGGATGCATACTCAAGGTATCGGAAAGAGCCCGACGCAAAACGAGGCGGCTATAGAAGGCAGAGCTTAGCCAAGGCTGCCAAGCAAATGGGCATAGAAGTGTATGGAGCCCACCGGGCAGTGGCGGACTGCTTTACTACCGTTGAAGTGATTGGAAGCGTATATTCGAAATTATTAGCAAAATTATCGTGA
- a CDS encoding phage virion morphogenesis protein — MSVKIEVGGHLKLQRQLALLKLPAAKRKRILGQIGRQVRTQSRKRLRSQTGMDGQPWEARKQGNKKMLRGLSKRLAVFAGVDRVTITFKNALVGRIARMQQEGVTEVMTRARMQQRHGQPDYAAPATRGQARQLREAGFTIPRGQGRGRKRPTLKWVTQHLTFGQAGAVLRALTDKPRQGRWLIPLPARSFLGATQHDIDAFIDRIFEQTFKQATKG, encoded by the coding sequence ATGTCCGTAAAAATTGAGGTCGGCGGCCATCTGAAACTACAGCGCCAGCTGGCCCTTTTGAAACTGCCGGCGGCCAAGCGCAAGCGGATTCTGGGACAGATCGGGCGCCAGGTGCGCACCCAGTCGCGCAAGCGCCTGCGCAGCCAGACCGGCATGGACGGTCAGCCCTGGGAAGCGCGCAAACAGGGCAATAAAAAAATGCTGCGCGGATTGAGCAAACGCCTGGCGGTGTTCGCCGGCGTGGACCGGGTGACGATCACCTTTAAAAACGCCCTGGTCGGACGTATCGCACGCATGCAGCAAGAGGGCGTCACGGAAGTGATGACCCGCGCCCGCATGCAACAGCGCCACGGCCAACCCGACTACGCCGCCCCGGCCACCCGGGGCCAGGCCAGGCAATTGCGCGAAGCCGGATTCACGATCCCGCGCGGCCAGGGACGCGGACGCAAACGGCCCACGCTGAAGTGGGTCACGCAACACCTGACTTTCGGCCAGGCCGGCGCCGTGCTGCGCGCGCTGACCGACAAGCCGCGCCAGGGGCGCTGGCTGATTCCCCTGCCGGCGCGCAGCTTTTTAGGGGCGACGCAGCACGACATTGACGCGTTCATTGATCGCATTTTTGAACAGACATTCAAGCAGGCAACGAAGGGTTAA
- a CDS encoding phage tail protein: MALAKLRDLTRFLLAQDLAPAEQWDSWMENGALEAADKRLGAGVRVCRLKYDAVLVVERYCGPPQLLIAHVVTWLMDHDPERERDGLGHPDIDVDVNGDDTADIEIRIGFYENLDLVRDDAGAIQFNGARWRVESVPVYEPDAVGVGDDKALPTDAPYVRKN, from the coding sequence ATGGCCCTGGCGAAGCTGCGCGACCTGACCCGCTTTCTCCTGGCCCAGGATCTGGCGCCGGCGGAGCAGTGGGACAGCTGGATGGAAAACGGCGCCCTGGAGGCGGCGGACAAACGCCTGGGCGCAGGCGTGCGGGTGTGTCGTCTGAAATATGACGCCGTGCTGGTGGTGGAACGCTACTGCGGCCCGCCGCAACTGCTGATCGCCCACGTGGTCACCTGGTTGATGGATCACGACCCGGAACGGGAGCGGGACGGCCTGGGCCACCCCGATATCGACGTGGACGTAAACGGCGACGACACCGCCGACATAGAAATCCGCATCGGCTTTTACGAAAACCTCGACCTGGTGCGCGACGACGCCGGCGCGATCCAGTTTAACGGCGCGCGCTGGCGGGTGGAGTCGGTCCCGGTGTACGAGCCCGACGCGGTCGGCGTGGGCGACGATAAAGCTTTGCCCACGGATGCGCCCTATGTCCGTAAAAATTGA
- the gpM gene encoding phage terminase small subunit, whose amino-acid sequence MPLLTVQHKQRRLARQAASDALTAAEVARNSPVMNSALSPRVRGDYQVALAALTQCREQLAELDSIPDKVALKARVLPQFMDFLQAYRDSGQRYPNEVLVFCVIWLFDVGDIESALSWAGLAIEQQQCMPGHFKRDLPTYVLEEVHDWAERQFKAGDSASPYLDDAAARLTSQAWPTANDIVAGKLYRQCGLNAEQNGDLNAALTYFEQAQAANPAAGCKTRIAKLQAKLGLA is encoded by the coding sequence ATGCCGTTGCTGACCGTTCAACACAAACAGCGCCGTCTCGCCAGGCAGGCCGCTAGCGACGCCTTAACGGCGGCGGAGGTAGCGCGCAATTCGCCAGTAATGAATAGCGCCCTGTCTCCCCGGGTGCGGGGCGATTACCAGGTGGCGCTGGCGGCGCTGACGCAATGCCGGGAGCAGCTGGCCGAGCTGGACAGCATCCCCGACAAGGTGGCGTTAAAGGCGCGCGTACTGCCCCAGTTCATGGATTTTTTGCAGGCGTACCGGGATAGCGGCCAGCGCTACCCCAACGAAGTATTGGTGTTCTGCGTCATCTGGCTGTTCGACGTGGGCGACATCGAAAGCGCCCTGAGTTGGGCGGGGCTCGCCATCGAGCAACAGCAATGCATGCCCGGCCACTTTAAACGGGATCTGCCGACCTATGTGCTGGAAGAGGTCCACGACTGGGCGGAGCGTCAGTTCAAGGCCGGCGACAGCGCCAGCCCCTACCTGGACGACGCGGCGGCGCGTTTAACCTCGCAGGCCTGGCCGACGGCTAACGACATTGTCGCCGGCAAGCTGTACCGCCAATGCGGGCTGAACGCGGAGCAAAACGGCGACCTGAACGCGGCGCTTACCTACTTCGAGCAGGCGCAGGCAGCCAACCCGGCGGCGGGCTGTAAAACCCGCATCGCCAAACTACAGGCCAAGCTAGGACTGGCCTAA
- a CDS encoding ogr/Delta-like zinc finger family protein has protein sequence MQVNCSECGNKAIITSRQVLDPKLANLYCVCKNAECGHSFVMNLAFSHTLSPSSFQAKKMMVEMLRGMGQAEQLELLAQARSNA, from the coding sequence ATGCAAGTTAACTGTAGCGAGTGCGGAAACAAAGCCATTATTACCAGTCGCCAAGTCTTGGACCCTAAGCTGGCGAATCTATATTGCGTCTGCAAAAACGCAGAGTGTGGACACAGCTTTGTCATGAATCTGGCGTTTAGCCATACGCTCAGCCCGTCGTCGTTTCAGGCTAAAAAAATGATGGTGGAAATGTTAAGGGGAATGGGTCAGGCCGAGCAGTTAGAACTGCTGGCCCAGGCTCGAAGCAACGCATGA
- a CDS encoding phage major capsid protein, P2 family, giving the protein MNFKTKQLFNDMCAAMAATYGVGSVAEQFNVEPTIAQELQDKITESSEFLQLINVVAVDELKGEKVIGSVTGFVPKRTDTDSADRQTSDVLALGSKGYELHPVEYDTHIKYKTIDSWAKFPDFQARYGGWVRKAISLSKLRVGWLGTSCALPATKPGDHPNGEDVNKGWLQQLREFKSGSQWFVEGATAGQIRIGEGGDFANLDAAVHACLQMVDELHRDGGDLVVIMGRDLLAEDKAQLYAAQGHKPTEKERLENQAIIRTYGGLPAITAPFFPARGLLITSLDNLSLYYQADSLRRQVIDNPKRNRVEDFNSLNEGYVIEDETKAAGFEFANVKLPTGAGDWA; this is encoded by the coding sequence ATGAACTTTAAAACGAAACAACTATTCAATGACATGTGCGCCGCCATGGCGGCCACCTATGGCGTAGGCTCCGTCGCGGAGCAGTTCAATGTAGAGCCCACTATCGCCCAGGAGTTGCAGGACAAGATCACCGAAAGTTCGGAGTTCTTGCAGCTGATTAACGTGGTGGCGGTGGACGAGCTGAAAGGGGAAAAGGTGATCGGCAGCGTGACCGGCTTTGTGCCCAAACGCACCGACACTGACAGCGCCGACCGCCAGACCAGCGACGTGCTGGCCCTGGGCAGTAAAGGCTATGAGCTGCACCCGGTGGAATACGACACCCACATTAAATACAAAACCATCGATTCCTGGGCCAAGTTTCCCGACTTCCAAGCCCGTTACGGCGGATGGGTGCGCAAGGCGATCAGTCTTTCCAAGCTCCGTGTGGGCTGGCTGGGCACCAGTTGCGCCTTGCCCGCCACTAAGCCTGGCGACCACCCCAACGGCGAGGATGTGAACAAAGGCTGGTTGCAGCAACTACGAGAATTTAAATCCGGTTCGCAGTGGTTCGTCGAAGGCGCGACCGCCGGCCAGATCCGCATTGGCGAGGGCGGCGACTTCGCCAACCTGGACGCCGCCGTTCACGCCTGCTTACAGATGGTGGACGAACTGCATCGCGACGGCGGCGACCTGGTGGTGATCATGGGGCGGGATCTGCTGGCGGAGGACAAAGCGCAGCTGTACGCGGCGCAAGGTCACAAGCCAACGGAAAAAGAGCGCCTGGAGAATCAGGCCATTATCCGCACCTATGGCGGTTTACCTGCGATCACCGCGCCCTTTTTCCCGGCCCGAGGCCTGCTGATCACCAGCCTGGATAACCTGAGCCTTTACTACCAGGCCGACAGCCTGCGCCGTCAGGTGATCGACAACCCGAAACGCAACCGCGTGGAAGACTTCAACAGCCTGAACGAAGGCTATGTGATCGAGGACGAAACCAAGGCCGCCGGCTTTGAGTTCGCCAACGTGAAGTTGCCCACGGGCGCCGGCGACTGGGCTTAA
- a CDS encoding DUF2586 domain-containing protein, with product MAQGKVTINNLNLSQGNFPEVERKALFIGVGAKNLGRVLSLNTQSNLDESLGADDSALKTNVAAAKANGGENWQAYAAPINSGDPWEAALDQAMLTVSPELVALCSPAADAAAIEAMQTKAELIRTTIGRRVIVLTASAGIDAETQSWSDYEAAQAAITHGAACPRVAVIPQLHGNDLGVLVGRLCNRAVSIADSPMRVATGSVLGLGDAPVDRDGVELPDATLATLDANRLSCVQRYPDYPGTYWGDCNLLDVPAGDYQVIENLRVVDKAARAIRILAIARVANRSLNSTPVSIAANKTYFMRPLREMSKSVVFAGEHFPGEIKSPKDDSIEIVWPTKTRVEVYLKVQPYNCPKDITANIILDLSH from the coding sequence ATGGCGCAAGGCAAGGTCACCATCAATAACTTGAACCTCTCGCAGGGAAACTTCCCCGAGGTGGAGCGCAAGGCGCTGTTTATCGGCGTAGGCGCTAAGAACCTGGGACGGGTGCTGTCGCTGAACACCCAAAGCAACCTGGACGAGAGCCTGGGCGCGGACGACAGCGCTCTAAAAACCAACGTCGCGGCGGCCAAGGCCAATGGCGGCGAGAACTGGCAGGCCTACGCGGCCCCGATCAACAGCGGCGATCCCTGGGAAGCCGCCCTGGATCAGGCCATGTTGACCGTATCGCCGGAACTGGTGGCGCTGTGTTCGCCGGCGGCGGACGCCGCCGCCATCGAGGCGATGCAGACCAAAGCGGAGTTGATCCGCACCACCATAGGCCGGCGCGTCATCGTGCTGACGGCCAGCGCCGGGATTGATGCGGAGACGCAAAGCTGGAGCGATTACGAGGCGGCCCAGGCGGCGATTACCCACGGCGCGGCCTGTCCTCGCGTGGCGGTGATTCCCCAACTGCACGGCAACGACTTAGGCGTGCTGGTGGGGCGTCTGTGTAACCGGGCGGTGAGTATCGCCGATAGCCCGATGCGCGTCGCCACCGGCTCCGTGTTGGGTCTGGGGGACGCCCCCGTGGATCGCGACGGCGTAGAGCTGCCGGACGCCACCCTGGCGACCCTGGACGCCAACCGCCTGTCCTGCGTGCAGCGATACCCGGATTACCCAGGCACCTACTGGGGCGACTGCAACCTGCTGGACGTGCCGGCGGGCGATTACCAGGTGATTGAAAACCTGCGCGTCGTGGACAAGGCCGCGCGCGCCATTCGCATTCTGGCCATTGCGCGGGTGGCGAATCGTTCGCTGAATTCCACGCCCGTGAGCATCGCCGCCAATAAAACCTATTTCATGCGCCCGCTGCGCGAGATGAGCAAAAGCGTCGTTTTTGCGGGCGAACATTTTCCGGGGGAGATCAAAAGCCCCAAGGACGACAGCATCGAAATCGTGTGGCCAACCAAAACCCGGGTGGAGGTGTACTTGAAAGTACAGCCCTACAACTGCCCGAAGGACATTACCGCCAACATCATTTTGGATCTGTCCCATTAA
- a CDS encoding head completion/stabilization protein: protein MSFSGKSNAVIEATLANDGFFPDLSLAAFQRVYRIPAEYHGDMVAAHVRQAMLDINFSLAMRKAEWLGGGFKTLDAVGAEQLDGRNVLVLYYLRAVSCRAKASLLNAFATMNRRAQAENLAKESDDTEQQLLSDSVRALRRLLGAATGITAELL from the coding sequence ATGAGTTTCAGCGGTAAAAGCAACGCCGTGATAGAGGCGACGCTCGCCAATGACGGCTTTTTCCCGGACCTGTCCCTGGCGGCGTTCCAACGGGTTTACCGCATACCGGCGGAGTACCACGGGGACATGGTCGCGGCCCATGTGCGCCAGGCCATGCTGGACATTAATTTCAGCCTGGCGATGCGCAAGGCGGAATGGCTGGGCGGCGGCTTTAAAACCTTGGACGCGGTCGGCGCGGAGCAGTTGGACGGGCGCAACGTGCTGGTCCTGTACTACCTGCGCGCCGTGTCCTGTCGCGCCAAAGCGTCGTTGCTGAACGCCTTCGCCACCATGAACCGACGGGCGCAGGCGGAGAACCTGGCCAAAGAATCGGACGACACCGAGCAGCAATTGCTAAGCGACAGCGTGCGCGCCCTGCGTCGCCTGCTGGGCGCGGCCACGGGCATTACGGCGGAGTTGCTGTAA